In Chloroflexota bacterium, the following are encoded in one genomic region:
- the ilvD gene encoding dihydroxy-acid dehydratase: protein MRSDVIKRGFERAPHRSLLKATGVTDEDMDKPFIAIANSYIDIIPGHVHLQEFGEVVRQAVREAGGVPFMFHTIGVDDGIAMGHMGMKYSLPSRELIADSVETMVAAHSFDALICIPNCDKIVPGMLMAAMRLNIPTIFISGGPMKAGVTPDGRVVDLISVFEGVGAYKAGTITEAELKVLEDYGCPGCGSCSGMFTANSMNCLCEALGMALPGNGTILAEDPRRRELARQAAHQIMRLWEMDLKPRDIVTPEAIDNAFALDMAMGGSTNTVLHTIAIAHEAGIDYPLERLNEISARVPCLCKVSPSSHYHVEDVDRAGGIPAILYELSKKPGALHLDCMTVTGKTLGENIAGHETQDPECIRTLENAYSQDGGLAILFGNLAPEGAVIKTAGVPSSMMRHRGPAVIFNSEEEASKGILEGRVKAGDVVVIRYEGPKGGPGMQEMLGPTAQIAGMGLAETVALITDGRFSGGSRGCVIGHVSPEAAAGGPIGLLEPGDIISIDIPNRRLDVELSDEELVERRRRWQPVDKGSLPPYLSKYRSMATSASRGAILQWE, encoded by the coding sequence ATGCGCTCGGATGTGATCAAGCGAGGCTTCGAGCGGGCCCCCCATCGCTCCCTGCTCAAGGCGACAGGCGTCACCGACGAGGACATGGACAAGCCCTTCATCGCCATCGCCAACTCCTACATCGATATCATCCCCGGGCACGTGCATCTGCAGGAGTTCGGCGAGGTGGTGCGCCAGGCCGTGCGTGAGGCGGGAGGCGTCCCCTTCATGTTCCATACCATCGGCGTGGATGATGGCATCGCCATGGGGCATATGGGCATGAAGTACTCGCTTCCCAGCCGGGAGCTCATCGCCGACTCGGTGGAGACGATGGTCGCCGCGCACAGCTTTGACGCGCTTATCTGCATCCCCAACTGCGATAAGATCGTGCCGGGGATGCTGATGGCCGCCATGCGGCTGAACATCCCCACCATCTTCATCTCCGGCGGCCCGATGAAGGCGGGCGTGACCCCGGATGGCCGGGTGGTGGACCTGATCTCCGTCTTTGAAGGGGTGGGGGCCTACAAGGCGGGCACCATCACGGAGGCCGAGCTGAAGGTGTTGGAGGACTATGGGTGCCCAGGATGTGGCTCCTGTTCGGGCATGTTCACCGCCAATTCGATGAACTGCCTGTGCGAGGCTTTGGGGATGGCCCTGCCGGGGAACGGCACCATCCTGGCCGAGGACCCTCGCCGCCGAGAATTGGCCCGCCAGGCGGCACACCAGATCATGCGGCTGTGGGAGATGGACCTGAAGCCGAGGGACATCGTGACGCCGGAGGCGATCGACAACGCCTTCGCCCTGGACATGGCCATGGGAGGCTCCACCAACACGGTGCTGCACACCATCGCCATCGCCCACGAGGCCGGGATCGACTACCCGTTGGAGCGGTTGAACGAGATCAGCGCCCGGGTGCCGTGCCTGTGCAAGGTGAGCCCCTCCTCGCATTATCACGTGGAGGATGTGGATCGGGCGGGCGGGATTCCGGCCATCCTCTACGAGCTGTCCAAGAAGCCGGGCGCGTTGCACCTGGACTGCATGACGGTGACGGGCAAGACGTTGGGGGAGAACATCGCCGGGCATGAGACGCAGGATCCGGAGTGTATCCGCACGCTGGAGAACGCCTACAGCCAGGATGGCGGCCTGGCTATCCTCTTCGGGAACCTGGCGCCGGAGGGGGCGGTGATCAAGACGGCGGGCGTGCCGTCATCTATGATGCGCCATCGGGGGCCGGCCGTGATCTTCAACAGCGAGGAGGAGGCGTCGAAGGGCATCCTGGAGGGCCGGGTGAAGGCGGGCGACGTGGTCGTGATCCGCTATGAGGGACCCAAGGGCGGCCCGGGCATGCAGGAGATGCTGGGGCCGACGGCGCAGATCGCGGGCATGGGGCTGGCGGAGACGGTGGCACTCATCACGGATGGGCGGTTCTCCGGCGGCTCCCGTGGCTGCGTCATCGGGCATGTGAGCCCGGAGGCCGCGGCGGGCGGTCCCATCGGGCTGCTGGAGCCGGGCGACATCATCTCCATCGACATCCCCAACCGGCGATTGGACGTGGAGCTGAGCGATGAAGAGCTGGTCGAGCGCCGGCGCCGCTGGCAGCCGGTGGACAAGGGATCGCTGCCGCCGTATCTCAGCAAGTATCGCTCCATGGCCACGTCGGCCAGTCGCGGTGCCATCCTGCAGTGGGAATGA
- a CDS encoding citramalate synthase, which yields MTRICVYDTTLRDGAQGEGVNFSLADKLRIAQRLDAFGVDYIEGGWPGSNPKDVEFFQRVRSLNLQHARVAAFGSTRRADKTVEEDPQVRLLLDAQTPVITIFGKTWDLHVRDVLRTTLEENLRMIEETVRYLKSHGREVIYDAEHYFDGWKNNPEYALATLKAAEAGGAEWIVLCDTNGGCLPWEIEEGIRAAQGAVDTPLGIHAHNDSDVAVANTLVAVRAGCTQVQGTVNGYGERCGNANLISVIPDLQLKMGYRCVSDEQLARLRELSLFVSELANLSPDPHQPFVGQSAFAHKGGAHVNAMVKNERTYQHIDPALVGNRKRVLVSELSGKDNIAVKRSEFGLDGLDRATERRVLAHIKELESRGFAFESAEASVELLLRRARADYRRPFELIDYTATVEHRQGRGLISEATVKVRVGGQIFHTAAEGNGPVNALDKALRKALLPFYPQLERVQLTDYKVRILDSQSATAAQVRVLIDSTDGRRSWGTVGASSNIIEASWQALADSVEYALLNGEEDASRAAEAPSSAELTAISK from the coding sequence ATGACAAGGATCTGTGTATACGATACGACGCTACGAGATGGCGCGCAGGGGGAGGGGGTCAACTTCTCCCTGGCGGACAAGTTGCGCATCGCCCAGCGCCTGGATGCGTTTGGCGTGGATTATATCGAGGGGGGATGGCCTGGCTCCAATCCCAAGGACGTGGAGTTCTTCCAGCGTGTGCGCTCGCTGAACCTGCAGCACGCCCGGGTGGCGGCGTTCGGTTCGACCCGGCGTGCGGACAAGACCGTGGAGGAGGATCCGCAGGTCCGGCTGTTGCTGGACGCGCAGACGCCCGTGATCACCATCTTCGGCAAGACCTGGGATCTGCACGTGCGGGACGTGCTGCGCACGACATTGGAGGAGAACCTGCGGATGATCGAGGAGACCGTGCGCTACCTGAAGTCGCACGGGCGTGAGGTCATCTACGATGCCGAGCACTATTTCGATGGCTGGAAGAACAATCCCGAGTACGCTTTGGCGACGCTGAAGGCGGCCGAGGCGGGCGGGGCGGAGTGGATCGTGCTGTGCGATACCAACGGCGGCTGCCTGCCGTGGGAGATCGAGGAGGGGATACGGGCGGCTCAAGGGGCGGTCGATACGCCGTTGGGCATTCACGCTCACAACGATAGCGATGTGGCCGTGGCCAACACCCTGGTCGCCGTGCGGGCGGGGTGCACGCAGGTGCAGGGCACCGTCAACGGGTACGGTGAGCGGTGCGGCAACGCCAATCTGATCTCCGTCATCCCGGACCTGCAGTTGAAGATGGGGTATCGGTGCGTGTCGGACGAGCAGTTGGCCCGATTACGGGAGCTGAGCCTCTTCGTGTCCGAGCTGGCCAACCTCAGCCCTGATCCGCATCAGCCGTTCGTGGGCCAGAGCGCCTTCGCGCATAAGGGTGGCGCTCATGTGAACGCGATGGTCAAGAACGAGCGGACGTATCAGCACATCGACCCCGCACTGGTGGGCAATCGCAAGCGCGTGCTGGTCAGCGAGCTGTCGGGGAAGGACAACATCGCCGTGAAGCGGAGCGAGTTCGGGCTGGATGGGCTGGATCGGGCGACGGAGCGGCGCGTGCTGGCGCATATCAAGGAGCTGGAGAGCCGGGGGTTCGCCTTTGAGAGCGCGGAGGCCAGCGTGGAGTTGTTGTTGCGGCGGGCCAGGGCCGACTATCGGCGTCCCTTTGAGCTGATCGACTATACGGCCACGGTGGAGCATCGCCAGGGGCGGGGGCTCATCTCGGAGGCGACGGTCAAGGTCCGGGTGGGAGGACAGATCTTCCACACGGCGGCGGAGGGGAATGGGCCCGTCAACGCGCTGGACAAAGCCTTGCGCAAGGCGTTGCTCCCGTTCTACCCCCAGTTGGAGCGGGTGCAGCTGACGGATTACAAGGTGCGCATCCTGGACTCGCAGTCGGCGACGGCCGCCCAGGTGCGGGTGTTGATCGATTCCACCGACGGCCGACGGAGCTGGGGGACGGTGGGCGCCTCCTCGAATATTATCGAGGCGTCCTGGCAGGCGCTGGCCGACTCGGTGGAGTATGCCCTGTTGAACGGCGAGGAGGATGCCTCTCGTGCGGCCGAGGCACCGTCGTCGGCCGAGTTGACGGCGATCTCGAAATAG
- the leuB gene encoding 3-isopropylmalate dehydrogenase — MNARITVLPGDGIGPEVTAEAVKVLEHVGRIFGHTFEFKEALLGGCAIDATGTALPDETVAACQAADAVLLGAVGGPKWDDPTAKVRPEQGLLGIRKALGLFANLRPVRLFPELLHASTLRPEVLEGVDILVVRELTGGIYFGPREEAGEGGDRAYDTMLYTRPEIERVVRLAARAAQGRRKRLTSVDKANVLASSRLWRRVASEIVAAEFPDIALEHILVDAAAMYLIRRPAEFDVLVTGNMFGDILTDEASMLAGSMGMLPSASLGEATNAAGLPRGLYEPIHGSAPDIAGQGVANPLAAILSAAMMLRHSLGLEREAGAVEDAVAAVLADGYRTADIARPDERTVGTVEMGAAVRERIQ, encoded by the coding sequence ATGAACGCACGCATCACGGTATTGCCCGGGGACGGGATCGGTCCTGAAGTGACGGCGGAGGCCGTCAAGGTGTTGGAGCATGTGGGGCGGATCTTTGGGCATACGTTTGAGTTCAAGGAGGCGTTGCTGGGCGGCTGTGCCATCGACGCCACGGGCACGGCTCTGCCCGATGAAACCGTCGCCGCCTGCCAGGCGGCCGATGCCGTGCTGTTGGGTGCCGTGGGCGGCCCCAAATGGGATGATCCCACCGCCAAGGTGCGGCCCGAGCAGGGGCTGCTGGGCATTCGCAAGGCGTTGGGGCTGTTCGCCAACCTGCGCCCGGTTCGGCTGTTCCCGGAGCTGCTGCACGCGTCCACCCTGCGCCCCGAGGTCCTGGAGGGGGTGGACATCCTGGTGGTGCGGGAGCTGACCGGTGGGATCTACTTCGGGCCGCGTGAGGAGGCCGGGGAGGGTGGCGATCGGGCGTACGATACCATGCTCTACACCCGTCCCGAGATCGAGCGGGTGGTGCGCCTGGCGGCTCGGGCTGCCCAGGGACGGCGCAAGCGCCTGACCTCCGTGGACAAGGCCAATGTGTTGGCGTCCTCTCGGCTCTGGCGCCGGGTGGCCAGCGAGATCGTGGCCGCGGAGTTCCCCGATATCGCCCTGGAGCACATCCTGGTGGACGCGGCGGCCATGTACCTGATCCGTCGGCCGGCCGAGTTCGACGTGCTCGTCACCGGCAACATGTTCGGCGACATCCTCACGGATGAAGCGTCCATGCTCGCCGGGTCCATGGGGATGCTGCCGTCGGCCTCCCTGGGCGAGGCGACCAACGCGGCCGGGCTCCCCCGTGGGCTGTACGAGCCCATTCACGGGTCGGCGCCGGACATCGCCGGGCAGGGCGTGGCGAATCCGCTGGCGGCCATCCTCTCCGCGGCCATGATGCTGCGTCACTCGCTGGGGCTGGAGCGGGAGGCCGGTGCGGTGGAGGATGCGGTGGCTGCAGTGTTGGCGGACGGCTATCGGACGGCGGATATCGCCCGGCCGGACGAGCGGACCGTGGGCACGGTCGAGATGGGTGCGGCGGTGCGAGAGCGGATCCAATGA
- the leuD gene encoding 3-isopropylmalate dehydratase small subunit, translating into MEPFVVHVGTAVPLRAENVDTDQIIPARYLTTVTREGLGEGLFADWRRNPDGSLRDDFPLNQPRYQGATILIAGPNFGCGSSREHAPWAILDAGFRVVISPDFADIFYNNSLKNGLLPVVLERDQVELLMDLVEEDPSTQITVDLERQEVRLPDGQRFPFEIDGYRKRCLLQGLDDLGYLLSKEEDIAAYERAHGL; encoded by the coding sequence ATGGAACCATTCGTTGTACATGTTGGGACTGCCGTTCCGCTGCGTGCGGAGAACGTGGATACGGATCAGATCATCCCCGCCCGCTATCTGACCACGGTGACCCGTGAGGGGCTGGGCGAGGGTTTGTTCGCCGATTGGCGGCGTAATCCGGATGGGAGCCTGCGGGATGATTTCCCGTTGAACCAGCCCCGGTATCAGGGGGCGACGATCCTGATCGCCGGGCCCAACTTCGGCTGTGGAAGCTCGCGGGAGCACGCCCCATGGGCCATTCTGGACGCGGGCTTCCGGGTCGTCATATCGCCCGATTTCGCCGACATCTTCTACAACAACAGCCTGAAGAACGGCCTGCTTCCCGTCGTGCTGGAGCGGGATCAGGTCGAGCTGTTGATGGATCTGGTGGAGGAAGATCCGAGCACCCAGATCACGGTGGACCTGGAGCGGCAAGAGGTTCGGCTGCCCGATGGGCAGCGCTTCCCCTTCGAGATCGATGGATATCGCAAGCGGTGCCTGCTGCAGGGGCTGGACGATCTCGGGTATCTTCTATCCAAGGAGGAGGACATCGCCGCCTACGAGCGAGCGCATGGCCTCTGA
- a CDS encoding TIGR01458 family HAD-type hydrolase, translating to MKRLRSELADARAVVFDLDGTLYNGDEPIPGAVETVRALKESGVPLRFLTNTTSRSRAALAEKLTRMGFPVEEGEVYGPPWAAGEFLRSREASAYLLVPEGALADFEGVPVDETRPDYVVVGDLGEAWTFHLLNHAFRLVLEEGAQLIGLGRSRYWRAPDGLRLDAGPFVAALEYATRKAAMIIGKPEPALFEAALRDLDLPAEQVVMVGDDVEVDVRGAQRVGLRGVLVRTGKFRQADLARGVWPDLILDSVADLVGS from the coding sequence ATGAAGCGGTTGCGATCTGAGTTGGCCGATGCCCGGGCCGTGGTCTTCGATCTGGATGGCACCCTGTACAATGGGGATGAACCCATCCCGGGTGCGGTGGAGACGGTGCGGGCGTTGAAGGAGTCGGGGGTTCCTCTGCGCTTCCTGACCAATACGACCTCTCGCAGCCGGGCGGCCCTGGCCGAGAAGCTGACCCGCATGGGCTTCCCGGTGGAGGAGGGCGAGGTGTACGGCCCCCCATGGGCGGCGGGCGAGTTTCTGCGCTCCCGTGAGGCCAGCGCTTACCTGCTGGTCCCCGAGGGCGCCCTGGCCGATTTTGAGGGGGTTCCCGTGGATGAGACCCGCCCGGATTACGTGGTCGTGGGCGATCTGGGGGAGGCTTGGACGTTTCATTTGCTGAACCACGCCTTTCGGCTGGTGCTGGAGGAGGGAGCACAGCTGATCGGCCTGGGGCGGAGCCGCTACTGGCGGGCGCCGGATGGGCTGCGGCTGGACGCGGGGCCGTTCGTGGCGGCGTTGGAGTACGCGACGAGGAAGGCTGCCATGATCATCGGTAAGCCGGAGCCGGCGCTTTTCGAGGCGGCATTGCGTGACCTGGACTTGCCCGCCGAGCAGGTGGTCATGGTCGGGGATGACGTGGAGGTGGACGTGAGGGGCGCCCAGCGCGTCGGGTTGCGTGGCGTTCTGGTGCGCACGGGGAAGTTTCGTCAGGCCGACCTGGCCCGAGGCGTGTGGCCGGACCTGATCCTGGACTCGGTGGCCGATCTGGTGGGCTCGTAA
- the leuC gene encoding 3-isopropylmalate dehydratase large subunit: MFDKIWESHVVAQDEGAPAILYVDAHLIHEVTSPQAFTVLRERGLKVRRPDRTFATMDHAIPTRDLDISLWPADAAHQVETLRRNCAEFGIPLYDIEGDDQGIVHVIGPELGITQPGMVIVCGDSHTSTHGAFGALAFGIGTSEVSHVLATQCLLQRKPKTYAINVEGTLGPGVTAKDIILAIIRQIGVGGGVGHVFEYRGSAIRSLSMEQRMTICNMSIEGGARAGMIAPDETTFAYLKGRPFAPQGADWDRAVARWRELVTDEGAVFDKETTIHVDDLAPMVTYGTNPGMGITVEERIPRPEDMASGDERRMLEKALDYMGLKPGQPIVGQPIDYVFIGSCTNSRLEDLRMAASVVKGRRVAPNVTALVVPGSKRVKAQAEAEGLDRIFTEAGFQWRKAGCSMCLAMNEDKVPAGKYCASTSNRNFEGRQGKGARTFLMSPLMAAAAAVHGRIVDVREML; the protein is encoded by the coding sequence ATGTTTGATAAGATCTGGGAGTCGCATGTGGTGGCCCAGGACGAGGGGGCCCCGGCGATCCTGTACGTCGACGCTCATCTCATCCACGAGGTGACCTCGCCGCAGGCGTTCACGGTCCTGCGGGAGCGGGGACTCAAGGTGCGACGCCCGGACCGCACCTTCGCCACGATGGATCACGCCATTCCCACGCGTGACCTGGACATCTCCTTGTGGCCGGCCGACGCGGCCCATCAGGTGGAGACGCTACGCCGCAACTGCGCTGAGTTCGGCATCCCCCTGTACGATATCGAGGGAGATGATCAGGGGATCGTGCACGTGATCGGCCCGGAGCTGGGCATCACGCAGCCGGGCATGGTCATCGTGTGCGGCGACAGCCACACGTCCACCCACGGGGCGTTCGGCGCGCTGGCGTTCGGCATCGGTACCAGCGAGGTGAGCCACGTGCTGGCCACCCAGTGCCTGCTGCAGCGCAAGCCCAAGACCTACGCCATCAACGTGGAGGGGACGCTGGGCCCTGGCGTGACGGCCAAGGACATCATCCTGGCGATCATCCGGCAGATCGGCGTGGGCGGCGGCGTGGGGCATGTCTTCGAGTACCGCGGCTCTGCCATTCGCAGCCTGAGCATGGAGCAGCGGATGACCATCTGCAACATGTCCATCGAGGGCGGGGCGAGGGCGGGCATGATCGCCCCGGACGAGACGACCTTCGCCTATCTGAAGGGGAGGCCGTTCGCCCCCCAGGGAGCCGATTGGGATCGTGCCGTGGCCCGGTGGCGGGAGCTGGTCACCGACGAGGGCGCCGTCTTCGACAAGGAGACGACGATTCACGTGGACGACCTGGCGCCGATGGTCACCTATGGGACGAACCCGGGCATGGGCATCACCGTCGAGGAGCGCATCCCCCGGCCGGAGGACATGGCCAGCGGGGACGAGCGGCGGATGTTGGAGAAGGCGCTGGACTATATGGGCCTCAAGCCGGGGCAGCCCATTGTGGGGCAGCCCATCGATTACGTGTTCATCGGCTCCTGCACCAATTCCCGGCTAGAGGATTTGCGCATGGCGGCGTCCGTGGTCAAAGGGCGGCGGGTGGCGCCCAACGTCACGGCGCTGGTGGTGCCGGGCTCCAAGCGGGTGAAGGCGCAGGCCGAGGCGGAGGGGCTGGACCGCATCTTCACGGAGGCGGGCTTCCAGTGGCGCAAGGCCGGATGTAGCATGTGCCTGGCCATGAACGAGGACAAAGTTCCGGCCGGGAAGTACTGCGCCAGCACCAGCAACCGGAATTTCGAAGGGCGCCAGGGCAAGGGAGCGCGCACGTTCCTGATGAGCCCTCTGATGGCGGCCGCCGCAGCCGTGCATGGCCGGATCGTGGACGTGCGGGAGATGCTCTGA